One genomic region from Bacillota bacterium encodes:
- a CDS encoding ABC transporter permease subunit: MRIAANVVRENLRNKVLYLLALLGIAAVAALLLSGTVQQQGAGGGPAVNLIASLLGTVQIGFTIIGLFSAVVAAVLSMNTVPREFERKTIHLLLVRPVERWQVALELLLGNILTAWALYALLSLGLVLVLAARGASAHYLVSLVPGLLTLSLNVAFTACLTTLLSARLPGAVAGFLGLGVYVAGALRGVLDLGLQMKIIGTLQRGANTTFWEALRSLALWFLPPVNEIAAEAAKFFTPGALLDAKVYVSALIWLYFGVLLTAVSLYGKEV; encoded by the coding sequence ATGAGGATCGCGGCCAACGTGGTGCGCGAAAATCTGCGTAACAAAGTGCTGTATCTGCTGGCACTCCTTGGGATCGCGGCCGTTGCCGCCTTGCTGCTGAGTGGTACGGTCCAGCAGCAAGGCGCGGGAGGCGGCCCGGCAGTCAACCTCATCGCGAGTTTGTTGGGCACCGTACAGATTGGCTTCACCATCATCGGGCTGTTCAGTGCCGTGGTGGCCGCAGTGCTGAGCATGAACACGGTTCCCCGGGAGTTCGAACGCAAGACCATTCATCTGCTATTGGTCCGGCCCGTCGAGCGCTGGCAGGTGGCGCTGGAGCTGCTCCTGGGGAACATCCTTACGGCCTGGGCCCTGTACGCGCTGCTGTCGCTGGGGCTGGTATTGGTCCTTGCCGCGAGAGGGGCCAGCGCACACTACCTCGTGTCTCTGGTGCCCGGGCTTTTAACCCTGAGCCTCAACGTGGCGTTCACGGCTTGCCTGACCACGCTTCTTTCCGCCCGGTTGCCCGGGGCGGTGGCCGGCTTCCTGGGCCTCGGTGTGTATGTGGCCGGCGCCTTGCGGGGAGTGCTCGATCTGGGGCTACAGATGAAGATTATTGGCACGCTGCAACGCGGAGCCAATACCACCTTTTGGGAGGCCCTGCGCTCCCTTGCCCTTTGGTTCCTCCCACCGGTGAACGAAATTGCGGCGGAAGCAGCCAAATTTTTCACCCCTGGGGCACTATTGGATGCAAAGGTCTACGTGTCCGCCCTCATCTGGCTTTACTTCGGCGTGTTGCTCACTGCCGTCAGCCTGTACGGAAAGGAAGTGTGA
- a CDS encoding ABC transporter ATP-binding protein yields the protein MNVLTLNHPAQIVPQAGEPVLEVDGLVKSYGKVVAVRGISFLVPKGQVVGLLGPNGAGKSTTIKACLGLTRPTRGVVRVFDSTPAAAEARRRMGYSPETPYFYPFLTAEEILAFYAGLQGIKSVRASVDRVLRATGLEAARRRKVGHFSKGMVQRLAVAQSLLGDPEILFLDEPSSGLDPEGRLEMRQVIQELKQSGKTILLSSHILSDIETVCDRVIVINAGRIVADRLLDGEMPALEEVEVEVRALSDEALAALRRMGWGVHYDEPRLSVANLQPGQEPKLLGVLMEHHAQVYQLKRKKATLEDIYMEIMHKGGQEK from the coding sequence GTGAACGTGTTGACCTTGAACCATCCGGCCCAAATCGTGCCGCAAGCAGGGGAACCCGTCCTGGAAGTGGACGGACTGGTGAAATCCTATGGAAAGGTTGTCGCCGTCCGCGGCATTAGCTTTCTGGTGCCCAAAGGACAGGTGGTGGGGCTGTTAGGCCCTAACGGGGCCGGAAAAAGCACCACTATCAAGGCTTGCCTGGGTCTGACGCGCCCTACCCGGGGCGTCGTGCGGGTGTTCGACAGTACGCCTGCCGCCGCAGAAGCCCGCCGGCGCATGGGCTACTCCCCGGAAACGCCCTACTTTTACCCCTTCTTAACTGCCGAGGAGATCCTCGCCTTTTACGCCGGCCTGCAGGGCATCAAATCCGTGCGTGCCAGCGTTGACCGGGTGCTACGCGCCACAGGCCTGGAGGCGGCCCGTCGCCGCAAAGTGGGGCATTTCTCCAAAGGCATGGTCCAGCGGCTCGCCGTGGCTCAAAGCCTGCTGGGAGATCCCGAGATTCTATTCCTCGACGAGCCCTCGTCGGGCCTGGATCCGGAGGGCCGGCTGGAAATGCGCCAGGTTATCCAGGAGCTGAAGCAAAGCGGTAAGACGATCCTGTTGAGCAGCCACATCCTGAGCGACATCGAGACAGTCTGTGACCGGGTTATTGTCATCAATGCCGGCAGGATCGTGGCCGACCGCCTGCTGGACGGTGAGATGCCCGCGCTGGAAGAGGTAGAAGTCGAAGTGCGCGCACTTTCGGATGAGGCCCTGGCCGCCCTACGCCGGATGGGCTGGGGCGTTCATTACGATGAGCCGCGCCTTTCGGTCGCAAACCTCCAGCCCGGTCAGGAGCCGAAACTGCTAGGCGTGCTGATGGAGCACCATGCGCAAGTCTACCAGCTGAAGCGCAAGAAAGCGACGCTGGAGGACATCTATATGGAAATCATGCACAAAGGTGGGCAGGAGAAATGA
- a CDS encoding NAD(P)/FAD-dependent oxidoreductase codes for MSVGKEPGIRKQPRIPGMVYILISFIPWILYWTLAGMGKPSGVAAGFLAAILLVISEAISRSFNLMDLVSVAFFGVAALVTFGLESSLFIDNSGFLGYLALFIMATVSLILKQPYTLQVSKRDYPETYWRDPTFLMINNIITGLWAFIFLVNSVIYILSRFPINVVASNALVALGILFSIVFPLAAPAYFALREFKENDWRVEIGRERRGEAEPGKAKDEGKEYDAIIVGSGIGGLTCGALLAREGYRVAVFEQHYLPGGYCSSFRRKGFTFNTGVEAVSGLWENGPVSYLLDDLGLRQEDFFIRNTSRFIFKGQNIDAPPDLGGFIALLQGMFLEEARGIVDFFGMARKAYEEVYREAAMYGTPLPAELIAKVFGAKALLNYPGEHSHFFSWMNKTYRQVLDEHFKSETLKALLSALIGYVGTEPDKTPAASALTAVVSYYLHGGYFPKGGALRFAGALKQYIEEHGGRVLLRHKVDRILMERSEARAGREVEVRGVQVGDMTYESPVVVANVNAKTALLDLVGEEHLKPAFAQHIKGLKMSPSVFMVFLGVGMDLSDYPVLIHNLDEGYGIVIGSNADPDLAPPGSASVTLLAGANYRDFPPRGTPEYLQRKEELARTLIKQADKAIPGLSSHIIVEDAATPRTLEFYTGMPEGAIYAFDQSKDTKRPYFKTPIKGLYLASASTFPGGGIEAVVIAGRICANDIMNWKIRGST; via the coding sequence ATGAGTGTGGGGAAGGAGCCCGGAATCCGGAAACAGCCCCGGATACCCGGTATGGTCTATATCCTCATCTCATTCATCCCATGGATACTCTATTGGACCCTGGCTGGCATGGGGAAGCCCTCGGGCGTTGCAGCTGGGTTTTTAGCGGCCATCCTCCTTGTGATTTCGGAGGCCATTAGCAGGAGTTTCAACCTCATGGACCTGGTGTCAGTGGCATTCTTCGGTGTCGCGGCTCTGGTCACCTTTGGGCTCGAATCGAGCCTGTTCATTGATAACAGCGGTTTCCTCGGATATCTTGCCCTCTTCATCATGGCGACTGTCTCTTTGATACTCAAACAGCCGTACACCTTGCAGGTTTCAAAGAGGGACTATCCTGAGACTTACTGGCGCGACCCAACTTTCCTCATGATCAATAACATCATCACTGGCCTTTGGGCATTCATATTCCTGGTGAATTCAGTGATATACATTCTCTCGCGGTTTCCTATCAACGTCGTGGCCTCAAATGCTCTGGTGGCTCTGGGAATACTCTTCTCCATTGTTTTCCCTCTGGCAGCTCCCGCCTATTTTGCCTTGAGAGAGTTCAAGGAGAATGACTGGCGGGTGGAGATCGGGCGCGAAAGGCGCGGGGAAGCGGAGCCCGGAAAAGCGAAGGACGAGGGGAAAGAATATGACGCGATAATTGTCGGCTCCGGGATTGGCGGATTGACCTGCGGGGCTTTGCTCGCCCGCGAGGGATACCGGGTTGCGGTCTTCGAGCAACACTACCTCCCGGGGGGTTACTGCTCGTCGTTCCGCCGGAAGGGGTTTACCTTCAATACCGGGGTGGAGGCCGTAAGCGGGCTGTGGGAAAACGGCCCTGTGAGCTACCTCCTGGATGATCTCGGGCTCAGGCAAGAGGACTTCTTCATAAGAAACACCTCGAGATTCATCTTCAAAGGCCAGAATATCGATGCCCCGCCGGATCTCGGAGGATTCATAGCCCTGCTTCAGGGAATGTTCCTTGAGGAAGCTCGCGGTATTGTTGACTTCTTCGGGATGGCCAGGAAGGCCTATGAAGAGGTCTACCGGGAGGCCGCAATGTATGGGACTCCGCTCCCTGCAGAACTCATCGCCAAGGTGTTCGGGGCAAAGGCACTCCTGAATTACCCTGGGGAACACTCGCATTTCTTCAGCTGGATGAATAAGACTTACAGGCAAGTCCTGGACGAGCATTTCAAGAGTGAAACTCTCAAGGCGCTGCTATCCGCCCTCATAGGCTATGTTGGGACGGAGCCGGACAAAACCCCGGCAGCAAGCGCCCTGACCGCCGTAGTATCCTATTACCTTCACGGGGGATATTTCCCCAAAGGAGGCGCGCTTCGATTCGCAGGCGCGCTAAAGCAGTATATCGAGGAACATGGCGGTCGGGTGCTGCTCAGGCACAAGGTTGACAGGATTCTAATGGAGAGAAGTGAGGCCAGGGCTGGCAGGGAGGTAGAGGTCAGGGGGGTTCAGGTGGGCGATATGACCTATGAAAGTCCCGTGGTGGTGGCCAACGTCAATGCTAAGACAGCTCTCCTGGACCTCGTGGGAGAAGAACACCTAAAGCCAGCATTTGCGCAGCATATCAAAGGCCTGAAGATGTCACCGTCGGTATTCATGGTATTCCTGGGGGTAGGCATGGACCTATCAGATTACCCGGTCCTCATCCACAATCTTGATGAGGGGTACGGGATCGTCATAGGCTCGAACGCAGATCCGGATCTTGCGCCCCCGGGTAGTGCCAGCGTCACGCTACTGGCCGGCGCGAATTACCGCGATTTCCCCCCGAGAGGAACCCCGGAATATCTTCAAAGGAAGGAGGAGCTCGCCCGCACGCTGATAAAGCAGGCGGATAAGGCGATCCCCGGTCTTTCAAGCCACATCATCGTAGAGGATGCGGCAACGCCGAGGACACTAGAGTTTTACACCGGCATGCCAGAAGGGGCGATCTATGCCTTCGACCAGTCAAAGGATACGAAAAGGCCATATTTCAAGACACCCATCAAAGGGCTGTATCTCGCCAGCGCCTCCACCTTTCCTGGTGGCGGGATTGAAGCAGTGGTGATCGCCGGAAGGATCTGCGCGAATGACATAATGAACTGGAAGATTCGAGGTTCGACATGA
- a CDS encoding PadR family transcriptional regulator: MEHVILGFLTIGDMTGYDIKRLMSISTSFFYDASYGSIYPTLKKLEERGLVKSSEAIESGRLRKVYSITDEGREEFLRWLGGPPGESKFKYDFLMRMFFFAHLPKEKIEAAVTQHLSEIRAVSRKLEMIEFAVRGKGDIYQMYTLRFGRDFFAFLQSWFERFLDELKNGNSGDPGVRKEDTL, from the coding sequence ATGGAGCACGTCATCCTTGGTTTTCTGACCATTGGAGACATGACAGGGTATGATATCAAGCGGCTTATGAGCATCAGCACGTCCTTTTTCTATGATGCAAGCTACGGGAGCATCTATCCTACCCTCAAGAAGCTAGAAGAAAGAGGGCTCGTGAAGTCGAGCGAGGCAATAGAAAGCGGGCGCCTCAGGAAGGTCTATTCTATCACTGATGAAGGGCGCGAGGAGTTTCTCCGGTGGCTCGGAGGGCCACCCGGCGAGAGCAAGTTCAAATACGACTTCTTGATGAGGATGTTCTTCTTCGCGCACCTTCCCAAAGAGAAGATTGAGGCGGCAGTAACCCAGCATCTCTCGGAGATAAGGGCGGTTTCGAGGAAGCTTGAGATGATTGAGTTCGCGGTAAGGGGCAAGGGAGATATATATCAGATGTACACCCTTCGATTCGGCAGGGACTTCTTCGCGTTCCTCCAGAGCTGGTTTGAAAGGTTCCTGGACGAACTCAAAAACGGTAACTCGGGCGACCCCGGGGTGAGAAAGGAGGATACCTTATGA
- a CDS encoding alpha/beta hydrolase produces MRSARGPWGAKHGNLHGGAWYLLDKDVLTRSFFRQLAAQGHVVMDVAYRPCPEVDVRGMVADARRAVAWMKSNAASHGVDPEKVVLMGASSGGHVALLAAYAPDHPQFTPEELCGVDTVVGIREAARGHLPDSG; encoded by the coding sequence ATGAGGTCGGCCAGGGGTCCGTGGGGAGCGAAGCATGGTAATCTGCACGGTGGCGCCTGGTATCTCCTCGACAAGGATGTCCTGACGCGCTCCTTTTTCCGCCAGCTCGCCGCCCAGGGACACGTCGTCATGGACGTGGCCTACCGGCCATGCCCCGAGGTCGACGTGCGCGGCATGGTGGCCGACGCCAGGCGGGCGGTCGCCTGGATGAAGAGCAACGCGGCGAGCCACGGGGTCGACCCCGAGAAGGTGGTCCTGATGGGAGCATCCAGCGGTGGGCACGTCGCACTCCTGGCGGCTTATGCGCCCGACCACCCCCAGTTCACGCCGGAGGAGCTGTGCGGCGTGGACACGGTAGTAGGAATACGGGAGGCAGCTCGGGGGCACCTCCCGGATTCTGGATAG
- a CDS encoding metallophosphoesterase family protein: protein MKAGKAPHGFSLIGLVALAVILCSCGAWAKEAPLMYTEPYLLAPTTNSIYVCWITSEETTRSYVEYGPTGSYGYTRSAKTYELEGLKTVDENGKYTVPLKAYQQIVHITNLEPGTRYYYRIVSETGSRRKVSRGYYFKTAPRPGTPVKFILLSDLQLKAQAPATVKLAGQQEADFIIYNGDLVNTPYKAGEWFSVPETPEEDGLRWFNMMQQTGDGCKLLQYIPIYPSPGNHEIDAQEQLMDKRLADRDRMSMSIYMQLFRPLYPEQEYRANGKHWYSMDYGDLHIVSLSVFRWFAWKPEEAPGWFLFDDIKAGSPQYNWLRADLESKKAKYTWVTMHWHMFNRGTDVQVPFTDPTPSVNEPGRMEYPGEKDCLQRDIKPLFESYGVNAVSYGHSHVYERYIINGVHYIEAATIGNNYRSPDDPYEPHGNHPVVEENRFRSFMLASIDPATGMTAQGIQASVEKDGFGTVGRVFDGFTIAQ, encoded by the coding sequence ATGAAAGCTGGGAAAGCACCCCATGGTTTCTCTCTTATAGGTCTAGTTGCCCTGGCAGTCATCCTGTGTTCCTGTGGCGCCTGGGCAAAGGAGGCCCCTCTGATGTACACGGAACCTTATTTGCTGGCTCCAACCACCAATTCAATTTATGTCTGCTGGATTACGTCGGAGGAGACAACCCGTTCCTATGTTGAATACGGCCCAACCGGCTCTTATGGGTATACCAGAAGCGCAAAGACCTACGAATTGGAAGGATTAAAGACTGTAGACGAGAATGGGAAATATACCGTCCCGCTCAAGGCATACCAGCAAATTGTCCACATTACGAATTTGGAGCCTGGGACCCGCTATTACTACAGGATAGTGAGCGAGACGGGATCCCGCCGCAAGGTGAGCCGAGGATACTATTTCAAGACGGCTCCAAGGCCCGGGACACCTGTGAAATTCATCCTCCTCTCCGACCTGCAGCTCAAGGCCCAGGCGCCAGCCACGGTAAAGCTCGCAGGGCAACAGGAAGCTGATTTCATTATCTATAATGGCGACCTCGTGAATACGCCATATAAAGCCGGGGAATGGTTTTCGGTCCCCGAGACCCCTGAGGAAGACGGGCTGCGGTGGTTCAATATGATGCAGCAGACAGGCGATGGTTGTAAGTTGCTACAGTATATTCCCATTTATCCTTCTCCCGGAAACCATGAAATCGATGCACAGGAGCAGCTCATGGATAAGAGACTGGCAGATAGAGATCGAATGAGCATGAGTATCTACATGCAGCTCTTCCGGCCTCTTTACCCGGAGCAGGAATACCGGGCGAACGGGAAGCACTGGTATTCCATGGATTATGGTGACCTGCACATTGTCTCACTCTCTGTTTTCCGCTGGTTTGCGTGGAAACCGGAAGAAGCGCCGGGCTGGTTTCTCTTTGACGATATAAAGGCAGGGAGCCCACAATACAACTGGCTCAGGGCTGATTTGGAATCAAAGAAGGCCAAATATACATGGGTGACGATGCACTGGCATATGTTCAACCGCGGGACCGACGTGCAGGTGCCTTTTACTGACCCAACTCCCTCCGTAAACGAGCCCGGCCGCATGGAGTATCCCGGAGAAAAGGATTGCCTCCAGCGGGACATCAAGCCCCTCTTTGAGAGCTATGGGGTAAATGCGGTGAGCTACGGGCATTCCCATGTATATGAGCGCTATATCATAAATGGGGTACACTACATAGAGGCTGCCACGATCGGGAACAATTACCGGAGCCCCGATGATCCGTACGAGCCTCATGGTAATCACCCTGTGGTAGAGGAAAACCGCTTCCGCTCCTTTATGCTGGCGTCCATAGACCCGGCTACTGGAATGACGGCTCAGGGGATCCAGGCGAGCGTTGAAAAGGACGGGTTCGGGACCGTTGGGCGCGTTTTTGATGGTTTCACAATAGCCCAGTAG
- a CDS encoding PadR family transcriptional regulator, producing the protein MERFMEPCLLLFLREERAHGYELMEKLKAFGFEGISADIATLYRTLRHLEEQGMVVSAWEEGSQGPPKRVYELTQAGQALLEDWVRTIKANRSRLDKFLAAYEGRCQDSSD; encoded by the coding sequence ATGGAGAGGTTTATGGAACCCTGCCTGCTTCTCTTTTTGAGGGAGGAAAGGGCTCACGGGTATGAACTAATGGAAAAGCTCAAGGCTTTCGGGTTTGAAGGTATTTCAGCGGATATAGCGACTCTTTACCGGACCCTTCGCCATTTGGAGGAGCAGGGGATGGTTGTATCGGCATGGGAAGAGGGTTCCCAAGGTCCCCCGAAGCGGGTGTACGAACTGACGCAAGCAGGCCAAGCCCTCTTAGAGGATTGGGTTCGTACTATTAAGGCCAACCGTTCCCGGCTGGACAAATTCCTGGCTGCGTATGAAGGGCGTTGCCAGGATAGTTCTGATTAA